In one Lolium rigidum isolate FL_2022 chromosome 3, APGP_CSIRO_Lrig_0.1, whole genome shotgun sequence genomic region, the following are encoded:
- the LOC124696336 gene encoding probable arabinosyltransferase ARAD1 — MAPPRASALLLPLAAATVLVASTIFLFAAAGTSRWRPADTGLPVPATHADFSAVPVTLRATSATKGQELSFLDENGRPDDPSSSSSSASGAGTGRCDPRDAAVRVFMYDMPPEFHFGLLGWTPAPSGDAGAVWPDVRAGAAPRYPGGLNQQHSVEYWLTLDLLAPSTCGAAVRVADHRDADVVFVPFFASLSYNRHSRAVPPEKVSRDKSLQEKLVRYLVARPEWKRSGGADHVVVAHHPNSLLHARLALFPAMFVLSDFGRYHPRVASLEKDLIAPYRHMAKTFVNDTAGFDDRPTLLYFRGAIYRKEGGNIRQELYNMLKDEKDVLFSFGSVQDHGVSKASQGMHSSKFCLNIAGDTPSSNRLFDAIVSHCVPVIISDDIELPYEDILDYSKFSIFVRSSDAVKKGYLMKLINGVDKRRWTRMWKRLKEVDKHFEYQFPSQKDDAVQMIWQALARKVPSIRLKAHRFRRSSRSERGSK, encoded by the exons ATGGCGCCGCCCCGCGCCagcgcgctcctcctcccgctggCCGCGGCCACCGTGCTCGTCGCCTCAACCATCttcctcttcgccgccgccggcaccagcCGCTGGCGCCCCGCCGACACCGGCCTCCCCGTACCGGCAACACACGCCGACTTCTCCGCCGTACCCGTGACTCTAAGGGCGACCTCCGCCACCAAAGGCCAAGAGCTCTCCTTCCTTGACGAGAACGGCCGCCCCGACGATcccagctccagctccagctcgGCCTCTGGAGCTGGAACTGGGAGATGCGACCCCCGCGACGCCGCAGTCAGGGTGTTCATGTACGACATGCCGCCCGAGTTCCACTTCGGGCTGCTGGGCTGGACGCCGGCGCCGTCCGGGGACGCCGGCGCCGTCTGGCCCGACGTCAGGGCCGGCGCCGCCCCGCGCTACCCGGGCGGGCTCAACCAGCAGCACAGCGTCGAGTACTGGCTCACGCTCGACCTCCTGGCGCCCTCCACGTGCGGCGCCGCCGTCAGGGTCGCCGACCACCGCGACGCCGACGTGGTCTTCGTGCCCTTCTTCGCGTCCCTCAGCTACAACCGCCACTCCAGGGCCGTGCCGCCCGAGAAGGTCAGCAGGGACAAGTCCCTGCAGGAGAAGCTCGTCAGGTatctggtggcgcggccggagtggAAGAGGTCGGGGGGTGCCGACCATGTCGTCGTCGCGCACCACCCCAACAGCTTGCTCCACGCCCGCTTGGCGCTCTTCCCGGCAATGTTCGTGCTCTCTGACTTCGGCAGGTACCACCCTAGGGTTGCCAGCTTGGAGAAGGATCTCATTGCGCCCTACAGACATATGGCCAAGACGTTTGTGAACGACACTGCCGGGTTTGATGACCGGCCGACTCTGTTATACTTCCGGGGAGCCATTTACAGGAAGGAG GGAGGAAACATTCGGCAGGAACTGTATAATATGCTCAAAGACGAGAAGGATGTACTCTTTTCCTTTGGAAGTGTCCAGGACCATGGGGTCAGCAAAGCTAGCCAGGGAATGCACTCATCCAAGTTTTGCCTAAATATTGCTGGCGACACCCCTTCCTCCAATCGTCTATTTGACGCCATAGTAAGCCACTGTGTCCCTGTTATCATAAGTGATGACATTGAGCTCCCTTACGAGGATATCCTAGATTATTCCAAGTTCTCCATCTTTGTTCGTTCGTCTGACGCCGTCAAAAAGGGTTACTTGATGAAACTGATTAACGGCGTAGACAAGCGGCGATGGACAAGGATGTGGAAGAGGCTCAAAGAAGTGGATAAACATTTTGAGTACCAGTTCCCATCTCAGAAGGATGATGCGGTCCAGATGATCTGGCAAGCATTGGCTAGGAAGGTCCCTTCGATCCGGCTGAAGGCACATAGGTTTAGAAGATCTTCAAGATCTGAAAGAGGAAGCAAATAA
- the LOC124699291 gene encoding 40S ribosomal protein S16-like, with amino-acid sequence MSVLSRPAPGTVQCFGRKKTAVAVAYCKPGRGLIKVDGVPIELVRPEMLRLKAFEPILLAGRSRFKEIDMRIRVRGGGHTSQIYSIRQAIAKSLVAYCQKYVDEATKKEVKDIFARYDRTLLVADPRRCEPKKFGGRGARSRFQKSYR; translated from the coding sequence ATGTCCGTCCTCTCCCGCCCGGCGCCGGGCACCGTGCAGTGCTTCGGCCGGAAGAAGACCGCGGTCGCCGTGGCGTACTGCAAGCCGGGCCGCGGGCTGATCAAGGTCGACGGCGTGCCCATCGAGCTCGTCCGCCCGGAGATGCTCCGGCTCAAGGCCTTCGAGCCCATCCTGCTCGCCGGCAGGTCCCGCTTCAAGGAGATCGACATGCGGATCCGCGTCCGCGGCGGCGGCCACACCAGCCAGATCTACTCCATCCGCCAGGCCATCGCCAAGTCGCTCGTCGCATACTGCCAGAAGTACGTCGACGAGGCCACCAAGAAGGAGGTCAAGGACATCTTCGCGCGCTACGACCGCACCCTCCTCGTCGCCGACCCGCGCCGCTGCGAGCCCAAGAAGTTCGGTGGCCGTGGTGCCCGCTCGCGTTTCCAGAAGTCGTACCGTTGA
- the LOC124703264 gene encoding oxoglutarate dehydrogenase inhibitor-like, translating to MEAAAATSSPLLSLSGARRSPTLLRCSPAPARPPPYRCSSYYTGAERQLVYLTSTSSRGLSLRCSAATAGSTSTEGWLLEPAGDGDWKHIGYRVERRGPIEITSSDVVTVGRVPESADIVIPVATVSGVHARLEKKKDGSLVVTDMNSTNGTYINERKLVPGFPVAVNSGSLLIFGDIHLAMFRARKALFQVPAPDETGENDEQEVNNEVLASVTEETS from the exons ATGGAAGCGGCAGCCGCTACCTCCTCCCCCTTGCTGTCGCTCTCTGGCGCAAGGAGGTCGCCGACCCTTCTCCGCTGCTCCCCGGCGCCAGCTAGGCCTCCTCCCTACCGATGTAGCAGCTACTACACCGGCGCAGAGCGGCAGCTAGTCTACCTCACCAGCACAAGCAGCAGGGGCTTGTCCTTGAggtgctccgccgccaccgccggcagcaCGTCGACGGAAGGATGGCTTCTCGAGCCCGCAG GTGACGGCGACTGGAAACACATCGGCTACCGCGTCGAGCGCCGCGGTCCGATCGAGATCACCTCTTCT GACGTGGTGACCGTGGGCAGGGTTCCAGAGAGCGCTGACATCGTCATCCCCGTCGCCACGGTTTCCGGCGTGCACGCTCggctggagaagaagaaggacgggAGCCTGGTGGTGACAGACATGAACAGCACCAACGGCACCTACATCAACGAAAGGAAGCTGGTGCCAGGGTTCCCCGTGGCCGTCAACTCCGGGAGCCTCCTAATCTTCG GTGACATTCACCTAGCAATGTTTCGTGCGAGAAAGGCACTCTTCCAAGTGCCTGCCCCAGACGAGACTGGAGAAAATGACGAGCAGGAAGTAAACAATGAGGTACTAGCAAGCGTAACTGAAGAAACAAGCTAA